From a region of the Oryza sativa Japonica Group chromosome 6, ASM3414082v1 genome:
- the LOC112939360 gene encoding phosphoribosylglycinamide formyltransferase, chloroplastic: MPSSPFSLSVLVLLSLAFVPCHGGAEHARCSGILVVVFPNSKSEPKGLSTNELLNTLRELRVDSILLASYSKLIPVELVQAYPRSIWNIHPSLLPAFGGKGYYGLKVHKAVVASRARYSGPTVHFVDEHYDIGRTLAQRVVSMLANDILEQLATRVLHEEHQVYVDVVTALCDDRIVWREDGVPIIRSRTNPDEYT, encoded by the exons ATGCCCTCGTCGCCATTCTCATTGTCAGTGTTGGTGTTGCTCTCATTGGCATTTGTCCCCT GCCATGGAGGCGCAGAGCATGCGAGGTGTAGTGGCATACTGGTTGTTGTGTTTCCTAACTCCAAGTCAGAGCCGAAGGGGCTATCTACTAATGAATTGCTGAATACTCTGAG GGAACTCAGAGTTGACTCCATTCTACTTGCTAGCTACTCGAAACTTATACCTGTTGAGCTAGTTCAGGCGTATCCGAGATCTATATGGAATATCCACCCTTCATTACTCCCTGCATTTGGAGGCAAGGGTTATTATGGTTTAAAGGTGCATAAAGCAGTCGTTGCATCTAGAGCTAG ATACTCAGGTCCAACTGTGCACTTTGTGGATGAGCACTATGACATAGGAAGGACTTTAGCCCAAAGAGTTGTGTCTATGTTAGCAAATGATATATTAGAGCAATTGGCTACAAGAGTCCTTCATGAG GAGCATCAAGTTTATGTTGATGTAGTTACTGCCTTGTGTGATGACCGAATTGTGTGGAGGGAAGATGGTGTCCCAATTATTAGAAGCCGAACAAACCCGGATGAGTACACCTAA